A stretch of Schistocerca cancellata isolate TAMUIC-IGC-003103 chromosome 3, iqSchCanc2.1, whole genome shotgun sequence DNA encodes these proteins:
- the LOC126175015 gene encoding activating transcription factor of chaperone isoform X2, which translates to MAAAFFEPFNNWLEEKTDLPILEDLPVEQPRDTFYGVRAPLHEAVKQQSLVADASHISKEVLQPSLSAPVSQTETLLQEFESAFREVELNNGTLTPPQSPTIANSVTHFSPTDSVVSNDAFLISEPHILPIHATAVPVNVTAVGPFIEVISEKKDTFFTNLEQMVPSTPAPDIAKELADVDELVRSRAEDMEVSSNAWQDVNCRFTSDSKDGYEPHVLPLSPSTSSNSSFESSEESADDPEWVPAAEQLSSPGPQKSSGRKRGSSSKPYARPGVEEKKLRKKEQNKNAATRYRQKKKAEIEEILSEERALEQKNSELTQKITDLSREIKYLKGLMRDVFRAKGLIK; encoded by the exons ATGGCTGCTGCATTCTTTG AACCTTTCAACAATTGGTTGGAGGAGAAGACTGATCTACCTATTCTGGAAGATTTACCAGTGGAGCAACCTCGTGATACTTTCTATGGTGTCAGAGCCCCACTACATGAGGCTGTGAAACAACAGTCACTGGTGGCCGATGCCTCTCACATTTCCAAGGAGGTGCTTCAACCATCACTGTCTGCCCCTGTCTCTCAGACAGAGACACTGCTTCAAGAATTTGAGTCTGCATTTAGAGAAGTTGAACTAAACAATGGAACCCTCACACCACCTCAGAGTCCCACAATTGCAAATTCTGTTACTCATTTCTCACCAACAGATAGTGTTGTATCTAACGATGCCTTTCTCATTTCGGAGCCACACATTCTCCCCATCCATGCCACTGCAGTTCCAGTAAATGTTACTGCCGTTGGCCCATTCATAGAAGTAATTTCTGAAAAGAAAGATACATTTTTCACCAACCTCGAACAGATGGTCCCTTCTACTCCTGCGCCAGATATTGCAAAAGAATTAGCCGACGTAGATGAGCTGGTACGATCTCGAGCAGAAGACATGGAAGTCAGCAGTAATGCGTGGCAAGATGTTAACTGCAGGTTCACAAGTGATTCTAAAGATGGATACGAGCCTCATGTGTTACCACTGAGCCCTAGTAcaagttccaacagcagttttgaaAGCAGTGAAGAAAGTGCTGATGACCCTGAGTGGGTTCCAGCAGCAGAACAGTTGTCTTCACCTGGGCCACAGAAATCATCAGGAAGGAAAAGAGGTTCTTCATCTAAACCTTATGCTCGTCCAGGGGTGGAAGAAAAGAAATTACGTAAAAAggaacaaaacaaaaatgctgcTACCCGCTACCGTCAGAAGAAGAaggcagaaattgaagaaatcttgTCAGAAGAGAGAGCCCTGGAACAGAAGAATTCTGAACTTACACAGAAAATAACTGATCTGTCACGTGAAATAAAGTACCTGAAGGGGCTCATGAGGGATGTGTTTCGAGCAAAAGGACTGATAAAGTAA